A single Equus asinus isolate D_3611 breed Donkey chromosome 21, EquAss-T2T_v2, whole genome shotgun sequence DNA region contains:
- the LOC106838413 gene encoding zinc finger protein with KRAB and SCAN domains 7 isoform X1 → MATQGRGTLGLIPRSAVLQKQEGRLTVKQEPGSQTWRQGCSLQKNHPPVCEIFRLHFRQLCYHEMSGPQEALSRLRELCRWWLMPEVHTKEQILELLVLEQFLSILPGELRTWVQLHHPESGEEAVAVVEDFQRHLSGPGEVSAPEQEQEMHLEEATVLGATEDSPTSSLSEGSAPGAHLEPPHDPGACHPTSGRSAQQASPMPALPQAGNLGDQAAASVLQMVGPQGSAAYEFLCVDYTQKKRRGPAVSQRALYRNVMPENHCSAASLGENRMESSELPAKQEISKGSDSSNRISGGLYVVVPGGPEAGDACEDALEKLEGQPSDEEGSQLESDFLEITHENKNKSTKDGCDTYKELGAHPNLSSSPAELQGILKGQKFYRCDECGKTFNRCSHLIGHQRIHTGEKPYECNECGKTFRQTSQLIVHLRTHTGEKPYECSVCGKTYRHSSHLIQHQRLHNGEKPYKCNECAKAFTQSSQLIDHQRTHTGEKPYECNECGEAFIRSKSLVRHQVLHTGEKPYKCNECGKAFCSNRNLIDHQRIHSGEKPYECNQCGKAFSRSKCLIRHQSLHTGEKPYKCSDCGKAFNQNSQLVDHERMHTGEKPFECNECGKAFSLSKCLIRHQRLHTGEKPYKCNECGKSFNQNSHLIIHQRIHTGEKPYECTECGKVFSYSSSLMVHQRTHTGEKPYKCSDCGKAFSDSSQLIVHQRVHTGEKPYECIECGKAFSQRSTFNHHQRTHTGEKHSGGARSVS, encoded by the exons ATGGCCACCCAAGGCAGGGGAACTTTGGGCCTCATCCCCAGGAGTGCTGTTCTCCAGAAGCAGGAGGGGCGCCTGACTGTGAAGcaggagccaggaagccagaccTGGAGGCAGGGCTGCAGTCTCCAAAAGAACCACCCTCCTGTCTGTGAAATTTTCCGGCTGCACTTCAGGCAGTTATGTTACCACGAGATGTCTGGGCCACAGGAGGCACTGAGCCGCCTCCGGGAGCTCTGCCGCTGGTGGCTGATGCCGGAGGTGCACACCAAGGAACAGATCCTGGAGCTGCTGGTGCTGGAGCAGTTTCTAAGCATCCTGCCAGGGGAGCTCCGGACCTGGGTGCAGCTGCATCACCCCGAAAGTGGTGAGGAGGCTGTGGCTGTGGTGGAGGATTTCCAGAGACACCTCAGTGGACCAGGAGAG GTGTCAGCTCCAGAACAGGAACAGGAAATGCATTTGGAGGAGGCAACAGTCCTGGGTGCAACAGAGGACTCTCCTACCTCATCCCTCAGTGAGGGTTCAGCCCCTGGAGCCCACCTGGAGCCTCCTCATGACCCAGGGGCCTGCCATCCCACCAGTGGACGCTCTG cTCAACAGGCTTCCCCAATGCCTGCCCTTCCCCAAGCAGGGAACTTAGGAGACCAAGCAGCAGCAAGTGTGCTTCAGATGGTCGGGCCCCAG GGCTCTGCAGCATACGAGTTCCTGTGCGTGGACTATACTCAGAAGAAGCGGAGAGGTCCAGCAGTCAGTCAGAGAGCCCTGTACCGGAACGTCATGCCAGAAAATCACTGCAGCGCGGCCTCCCTGG GTGAGAATAGGATGGAAAGTTCCGAGTTACCTGCAAAGCAGGAAATTTCTAAAGGTTCTGATTCATCAAATAGGATATCAGGAGGACTCTATGTGGTGGTTCCTGGAGGACCAGAAGCTGGAGATGCCTGTGAAGATGCTTTAGAGAAGCTGGAAGGGCAACCCTCAGATGAGGAAGGGAGCCAACTCGAAAGTGATTTCTTGGAAATAACACacgagaataaaaataaatctaccaAAGATGGATGTGATACATATAAGGAACTTGGGGCACATCCAAATCTGTCCTCCAGTCCTGCAGAACTTCAAGGAATTCTGAAAGGACAGAAATTCTATCGATGTGATGAATGTGGCAAAACTTTCAATCGATGTTCACACCTCATTGGGCATCAGAgaatccacactggagagaaaccctatgagtgTAACGAGTGTGGTAAGACATTCAGGCAGACCTCTCAGCTCATAGTTCATCTCAGAACCCACACGGGGGAAAAACCCTATGAGTGCAGCGTGTGTGGAAAGACCTATCGACACAGCTCCCATCTCATTCAACACCAGAGACTCCATAATGGGGagaaaccttataaatgtaatgaatgtgcGAAAGCCTTCACTCAGAGTTCCCAACTCATTGACCACCAGAGAAcccatactggagagaaaccatatgaatgCAATGAGTGTGGGGAGGCCTTCATTCGGAGTAAAAGTCTTGTCCGACATCAGGTACTTcacactggtgagaaaccctaCAAGTGTAATGAGTGTGGGAAAGCTTTCTGTTCTAATAGAAATCTCATTGACCATCAGAGAATCCACAGTGGGGAGAAACCTTATGAGTGTAATCAATGTGGCAAGGCCTTCAGTCGGAGTAAGTGTCTTATTCGACATCAGAGCCTCCACACTGGGGAAAAACCATACAAATGTAGCGActgtgggaaagctttcaatcAAAACTCTCAACTTGTTGACCATGAGCGAATGcatactggagaaaaaccttTTGAATGTAATGAGTGTGGTAAAGCATTCAGTCTGAGTAAGTGTCTTATTCGACATCAGAGACTTCACACAGGTGAAAAGCCCTATAAATGCAATGAATGTGGAAAATCCTTCAATCAAAACTCACACCTCATTATAcaccagagaattcacactggtgagaaaccttatgaatgtactGAGTGTGGGAAGGTCTTCAGTTATAGCTCTAGCCTTATGGTACATCAAAGAACCCATACTGGGGAGAAACCATATAAATGCAGTGattgtgggaaagcctttagtgACAGCTCGCAACTCATTGTGCaccagagagttcacactggagagaaaccctatgaatgtattgagtgtgggaaagccttcagtcagCGTTCCACTTTCAATCACCACCAgcgaactcacactggagagaagcacTCAGGTGGGGCTCGGTCAGTTTCTTAA
- the LOC106838413 gene encoding zinc finger protein with KRAB and SCAN domains 7 isoform X5 has protein sequence MATQGRGTLGLIPRSAVLQKQEGRLTVKQEPGSQTWRQGCSLQKNHPPVCEIFRLHFRQLCYHEMSGPQEALSRLRELCRWWLMPEVHTKEQILELLVLEQFLSILPGELRTWVQLHHPESGEEAVAVVEDFQRHLSGPGEVSAPEQEQEMHLEEATVLGATEDSPTSSLSEGSAPGAHLEPPHDPGACHPTSGRSAQQASPMPALPQAGNLGDQAAASVLQMVGPQGSAAYEFLCVDYTQKKRRGPAVSQRALYRNVMPENHCSAASLGNASAPRR, from the exons ATGGCCACCCAAGGCAGGGGAACTTTGGGCCTCATCCCCAGGAGTGCTGTTCTCCAGAAGCAGGAGGGGCGCCTGACTGTGAAGcaggagccaggaagccagaccTGGAGGCAGGGCTGCAGTCTCCAAAAGAACCACCCTCCTGTCTGTGAAATTTTCCGGCTGCACTTCAGGCAGTTATGTTACCACGAGATGTCTGGGCCACAGGAGGCACTGAGCCGCCTCCGGGAGCTCTGCCGCTGGTGGCTGATGCCGGAGGTGCACACCAAGGAACAGATCCTGGAGCTGCTGGTGCTGGAGCAGTTTCTAAGCATCCTGCCAGGGGAGCTCCGGACCTGGGTGCAGCTGCATCACCCCGAAAGTGGTGAGGAGGCTGTGGCTGTGGTGGAGGATTTCCAGAGACACCTCAGTGGACCAGGAGAG GTGTCAGCTCCAGAACAGGAACAGGAAATGCATTTGGAGGAGGCAACAGTCCTGGGTGCAACAGAGGACTCTCCTACCTCATCCCTCAGTGAGGGTTCAGCCCCTGGAGCCCACCTGGAGCCTCCTCATGACCCAGGGGCCTGCCATCCCACCAGTGGACGCTCTG cTCAACAGGCTTCCCCAATGCCTGCCCTTCCCCAAGCAGGGAACTTAGGAGACCAAGCAGCAGCAAGTGTGCTTCAGATGGTCGGGCCCCAG GGCTCTGCAGCATACGAGTTCCTGTGCGTGGACTATACTCAGAAGAAGCGGAGAGGTCCAGCAGTCAGTCAGAGAGCCCTGTACCGGAACGTCATGCCAGAAAATCACTGCAGCGCGGCCTCCCTGGGTAATGCTTCTGCTCCCCG CAGGTGA
- the LOC106838413 gene encoding zinc finger protein with KRAB and SCAN domains 7 isoform X3, producing the protein MLLLPAGENRMESSELPAKQEISKGSDSSNRISGGLYVVVPGGPEAGDACEDALEKLEGQPSDEEGSQLESDFLEITHENKNKSTKDGCDTYKELGAHPNLSSSPAELQGILKGQKFYRCDECGKTFNRCSHLIGHQRIHTGEKPYECNECGKTFRQTSQLIVHLRTHTGEKPYECSVCGKTYRHSSHLIQHQRLHNGEKPYKCNECAKAFTQSSQLIDHQRTHTGEKPYECNECGEAFIRSKSLVRHQVLHTGEKPYKCNECGKAFCSNRNLIDHQRIHSGEKPYECNQCGKAFSRSKCLIRHQSLHTGEKPYKCSDCGKAFNQNSQLVDHERMHTGEKPFECNECGKAFSLSKCLIRHQRLHTGEKPYKCNECGKSFNQNSHLIIHQRIHTGEKPYECTECGKVFSYSSSLMVHQRTHTGEKPYKCSDCGKAFSDSSQLIVHQRVHTGEKPYECIECGKAFSQRSTFNHHQRTHTGEKHSGGARSVS; encoded by the exons ATGCTTCTGCTCCCCG CAGGTGAGAATAGGATGGAAAGTTCCGAGTTACCTGCAAAGCAGGAAATTTCTAAAGGTTCTGATTCATCAAATAGGATATCAGGAGGACTCTATGTGGTGGTTCCTGGAGGACCAGAAGCTGGAGATGCCTGTGAAGATGCTTTAGAGAAGCTGGAAGGGCAACCCTCAGATGAGGAAGGGAGCCAACTCGAAAGTGATTTCTTGGAAATAACACacgagaataaaaataaatctaccaAAGATGGATGTGATACATATAAGGAACTTGGGGCACATCCAAATCTGTCCTCCAGTCCTGCAGAACTTCAAGGAATTCTGAAAGGACAGAAATTCTATCGATGTGATGAATGTGGCAAAACTTTCAATCGATGTTCACACCTCATTGGGCATCAGAgaatccacactggagagaaaccctatgagtgTAACGAGTGTGGTAAGACATTCAGGCAGACCTCTCAGCTCATAGTTCATCTCAGAACCCACACGGGGGAAAAACCCTATGAGTGCAGCGTGTGTGGAAAGACCTATCGACACAGCTCCCATCTCATTCAACACCAGAGACTCCATAATGGGGagaaaccttataaatgtaatgaatgtgcGAAAGCCTTCACTCAGAGTTCCCAACTCATTGACCACCAGAGAAcccatactggagagaaaccatatgaatgCAATGAGTGTGGGGAGGCCTTCATTCGGAGTAAAAGTCTTGTCCGACATCAGGTACTTcacactggtgagaaaccctaCAAGTGTAATGAGTGTGGGAAAGCTTTCTGTTCTAATAGAAATCTCATTGACCATCAGAGAATCCACAGTGGGGAGAAACCTTATGAGTGTAATCAATGTGGCAAGGCCTTCAGTCGGAGTAAGTGTCTTATTCGACATCAGAGCCTCCACACTGGGGAAAAACCATACAAATGTAGCGActgtgggaaagctttcaatcAAAACTCTCAACTTGTTGACCATGAGCGAATGcatactggagaaaaaccttTTGAATGTAATGAGTGTGGTAAAGCATTCAGTCTGAGTAAGTGTCTTATTCGACATCAGAGACTTCACACAGGTGAAAAGCCCTATAAATGCAATGAATGTGGAAAATCCTTCAATCAAAACTCACACCTCATTATAcaccagagaattcacactggtgagaaaccttatgaatgtactGAGTGTGGGAAGGTCTTCAGTTATAGCTCTAGCCTTATGGTACATCAAAGAACCCATACTGGGGAGAAACCATATAAATGCAGTGattgtgggaaagcctttagtgACAGCTCGCAACTCATTGTGCaccagagagttcacactggagagaaaccctatgaatgtattgagtgtgggaaagccttcagtcagCGTTCCACTTTCAATCACCACCAgcgaactcacactggagagaagcacTCAGGTGGGGCTCGGTCAGTTTCTTAA
- the LOC106838413 gene encoding zinc finger protein with KRAB and SCAN domains 7 isoform X6: MATQGRGTLGLIPRSAVLQKQEGRLTVKQEPGSQTWRQGCSLQKNHPPVCEIFRLHFRQLCYHEMSGPQEALSRLRELCRWWLMPEVHTKEQILELLVLEQFLSILPGELRTWVQLHHPESGEEAVAVVEDFQRHLSGPGEVSAPEQEQEMHLEEATVLGATEDSPTSSLSEGSAPGAHLEPPHDPGACHPTSGRSAQQASPMPALPQAGNLGDQAAASVLQMVGPQGSAAYEFLCVDYTQKKRRGPAVSQRALYRNVMPENHCSAASLAGENRMESSELPAKQEISKGSDSSNRISGGLYVVVPGGPEAGDACEDALEKLEGQPSDEEGSQLESDFLEITHENKNKSTKDGCDTYKELGAHPNLSSSPAELQGILKGQKFYRCDECGKTFNRCSHLIGHQRIHTGEKPYECNECGKTFRQTSQLIVHLRTHTGEKPYECSVCGKTYRHSSHLIQHQRLHNGEKPYKCNECAKAFTQSSQLIDHQRTHTGEKPYECNECGEAFIRSKSLVRHQVLHTGEKPYKCNECGKAFCSNRNLIDHQRIHSGEKPYECNQCGKAFSRSKCLIRHQSLHTGEKPYKCSDCGKAFNQNSQLVDHERMHTGEKPFECNECGKAFSLSKCLIRHQRLHTGEKPYKCNECGKSFNQNSHLIIHQRIHTGEKPYECTECGKVFSYSSSLMVHQRTHTGEKPYKCSDCGKAFSDSSQLIVHQRVHTGEKPYECIECGKAFSQRSTFNHHQRTHTGEKQYVCTECGKAFSQSANLTVHERIHTGEKPYKCKECGKAFSHSSNLVVHRRIHTGLKPYTCSECGKSFSGKSHLIRHQGVHSGEKTYECKECGKAFSRSSGLISHHRVHTGEKPYTCIECGKAFSRSSNLTQHQRMHKGKKVYKCKECGKTCVSNTKIMDHQRIHTGEKPYECDECGKAFILRKTLNEHQRLHRREKPYKCNECGKAFTSNRNLIDHQRVHTGEKPYKCNECGKTFRQTSQVILHLRTHTKEKPYKCSECGKAYRYSSQLIQHQRKHNEEKETS, translated from the exons ATGGCCACCCAAGGCAGGGGAACTTTGGGCCTCATCCCCAGGAGTGCTGTTCTCCAGAAGCAGGAGGGGCGCCTGACTGTGAAGcaggagccaggaagccagaccTGGAGGCAGGGCTGCAGTCTCCAAAAGAACCACCCTCCTGTCTGTGAAATTTTCCGGCTGCACTTCAGGCAGTTATGTTACCACGAGATGTCTGGGCCACAGGAGGCACTGAGCCGCCTCCGGGAGCTCTGCCGCTGGTGGCTGATGCCGGAGGTGCACACCAAGGAACAGATCCTGGAGCTGCTGGTGCTGGAGCAGTTTCTAAGCATCCTGCCAGGGGAGCTCCGGACCTGGGTGCAGCTGCATCACCCCGAAAGTGGTGAGGAGGCTGTGGCTGTGGTGGAGGATTTCCAGAGACACCTCAGTGGACCAGGAGAG GTGTCAGCTCCAGAACAGGAACAGGAAATGCATTTGGAGGAGGCAACAGTCCTGGGTGCAACAGAGGACTCTCCTACCTCATCCCTCAGTGAGGGTTCAGCCCCTGGAGCCCACCTGGAGCCTCCTCATGACCCAGGGGCCTGCCATCCCACCAGTGGACGCTCTG cTCAACAGGCTTCCCCAATGCCTGCCCTTCCCCAAGCAGGGAACTTAGGAGACCAAGCAGCAGCAAGTGTGCTTCAGATGGTCGGGCCCCAG GGCTCTGCAGCATACGAGTTCCTGTGCGTGGACTATACTCAGAAGAAGCGGAGAGGTCCAGCAGTCAGTCAGAGAGCCCTGTACCGGAACGTCATGCCAGAAAATCACTGCAGCGCGGCCTCCCTGG CAGGTGAGAATAGGATGGAAAGTTCCGAGTTACCTGCAAAGCAGGAAATTTCTAAAGGTTCTGATTCATCAAATAGGATATCAGGAGGACTCTATGTGGTGGTTCCTGGAGGACCAGAAGCTGGAGATGCCTGTGAAGATGCTTTAGAGAAGCTGGAAGGGCAACCCTCAGATGAGGAAGGGAGCCAACTCGAAAGTGATTTCTTGGAAATAACACacgagaataaaaataaatctaccaAAGATGGATGTGATACATATAAGGAACTTGGGGCACATCCAAATCTGTCCTCCAGTCCTGCAGAACTTCAAGGAATTCTGAAAGGACAGAAATTCTATCGATGTGATGAATGTGGCAAAACTTTCAATCGATGTTCACACCTCATTGGGCATCAGAgaatccacactggagagaaaccctatgagtgTAACGAGTGTGGTAAGACATTCAGGCAGACCTCTCAGCTCATAGTTCATCTCAGAACCCACACGGGGGAAAAACCCTATGAGTGCAGCGTGTGTGGAAAGACCTATCGACACAGCTCCCATCTCATTCAACACCAGAGACTCCATAATGGGGagaaaccttataaatgtaatgaatgtgcGAAAGCCTTCACTCAGAGTTCCCAACTCATTGACCACCAGAGAAcccatactggagagaaaccatatgaatgCAATGAGTGTGGGGAGGCCTTCATTCGGAGTAAAAGTCTTGTCCGACATCAGGTACTTcacactggtgagaaaccctaCAAGTGTAATGAGTGTGGGAAAGCTTTCTGTTCTAATAGAAATCTCATTGACCATCAGAGAATCCACAGTGGGGAGAAACCTTATGAGTGTAATCAATGTGGCAAGGCCTTCAGTCGGAGTAAGTGTCTTATTCGACATCAGAGCCTCCACACTGGGGAAAAACCATACAAATGTAGCGActgtgggaaagctttcaatcAAAACTCTCAACTTGTTGACCATGAGCGAATGcatactggagaaaaaccttTTGAATGTAATGAGTGTGGTAAAGCATTCAGTCTGAGTAAGTGTCTTATTCGACATCAGAGACTTCACACAGGTGAAAAGCCCTATAAATGCAATGAATGTGGAAAATCCTTCAATCAAAACTCACACCTCATTATAcaccagagaattcacactggtgagaaaccttatgaatgtactGAGTGTGGGAAGGTCTTCAGTTATAGCTCTAGCCTTATGGTACATCAAAGAACCCATACTGGGGAGAAACCATATAAATGCAGTGattgtgggaaagcctttagtgACAGCTCGCAACTCATTGTGCaccagagagttcacactggagagaaaccctatgaatgtattgagtgtgggaaagccttcagtcagCGTTCCACTTTCAATCACCACCAgcgaactcacactggagagaa ACAGTATGTATGTACtgagtgtgggaaagcctttagtcAGAGTGCCAACCTTACAGTACATGAGCGAATCcacacaggggagaaaccctatAAGTGTAAGGAGTGTGGAAAAGCCTTCAGTCATAGCTCCAACCTTGTTGTTCATCGGAGAATCCACACTGGACTGAAGCCCTACacatgcagtgaatgtgggaaatctttcaGTGGTAAGTCACACCTCATTCGGCACCAGGGAGTCCACAGTGGGGAGAAAACTTATGAATGTAAggagtgtgggaaagcctttagtcGGAGTTCAGGTCTTATTTCACATCACAGAGTTCACACTGGGGAGAAGCCCTACACTTGTATCGAGTGTGGGAAAGCTTTTAGCCGTAGTTCAAACCTTACTCAACATCAGAGGatgcacaaaggaaaaaaagtttacaAATGTAAAGAGTGTGGGAAAACATGTGTTTCTAATACAAAGATTATGGaccatcagagaattcacactggggAGAAGCCTTATGAATGTGATGAGTGTGGAAAAGCTTTCATCTTAAGGAAGACCCTTAATGAACATCAGAGACTTCATCGTagagagaaaccttacaaatgcAACGAGTGTGGGAAAGCGTTTACTTCTAATCGAAACCTTATTGATCatcagagagttcacactggagagaaaccctataaatgtaacgaatgtgggaaaaccttcaGGCAGACTTCTCAAGTTATTTTACATTTGAGAACCCACACTAaggagaaaccctataaatgtagTGAGTGTGGGAAAGCCTATCGTTATAGCTCACAACTTATTCAACACCAGAGAAAacataatgaggagaaagaaaCCTCATAA
- the LOC106838413 gene encoding zinc finger protein with KRAB and SCAN domains 7 isoform X2 — MTQGPAIPPVDALGSAAYEFLCVDYTQKKRRGPAVSQRALYRNVMPENHCSAASLAGENRMESSELPAKQEISKGSDSSNRISGGLYVVVPGGPEAGDACEDALEKLEGQPSDEEGSQLESDFLEITHENKNKSTKDGCDTYKELGAHPNLSSSPAELQGILKGQKFYRCDECGKTFNRCSHLIGHQRIHTGEKPYECNECGKTFRQTSQLIVHLRTHTGEKPYECSVCGKTYRHSSHLIQHQRLHNGEKPYKCNECAKAFTQSSQLIDHQRTHTGEKPYECNECGEAFIRSKSLVRHQVLHTGEKPYKCNECGKAFCSNRNLIDHQRIHSGEKPYECNQCGKAFSRSKCLIRHQSLHTGEKPYKCSDCGKAFNQNSQLVDHERMHTGEKPFECNECGKAFSLSKCLIRHQRLHTGEKPYKCNECGKSFNQNSHLIIHQRIHTGEKPYECTECGKVFSYSSSLMVHQRTHTGEKPYKCSDCGKAFSDSSQLIVHQRVHTGEKPYECIECGKAFSQRSTFNHHQRTHTGEKHSGGARSVS, encoded by the exons ATGACCCAGGGGCCTGCCATCCCACCAGTGGACGCTCTG GGCTCTGCAGCATACGAGTTCCTGTGCGTGGACTATACTCAGAAGAAGCGGAGAGGTCCAGCAGTCAGTCAGAGAGCCCTGTACCGGAACGTCATGCCAGAAAATCACTGCAGCGCGGCCTCCCTGG CAGGTGAGAATAGGATGGAAAGTTCCGAGTTACCTGCAAAGCAGGAAATTTCTAAAGGTTCTGATTCATCAAATAGGATATCAGGAGGACTCTATGTGGTGGTTCCTGGAGGACCAGAAGCTGGAGATGCCTGTGAAGATGCTTTAGAGAAGCTGGAAGGGCAACCCTCAGATGAGGAAGGGAGCCAACTCGAAAGTGATTTCTTGGAAATAACACacgagaataaaaataaatctaccaAAGATGGATGTGATACATATAAGGAACTTGGGGCACATCCAAATCTGTCCTCCAGTCCTGCAGAACTTCAAGGAATTCTGAAAGGACAGAAATTCTATCGATGTGATGAATGTGGCAAAACTTTCAATCGATGTTCACACCTCATTGGGCATCAGAgaatccacactggagagaaaccctatgagtgTAACGAGTGTGGTAAGACATTCAGGCAGACCTCTCAGCTCATAGTTCATCTCAGAACCCACACGGGGGAAAAACCCTATGAGTGCAGCGTGTGTGGAAAGACCTATCGACACAGCTCCCATCTCATTCAACACCAGAGACTCCATAATGGGGagaaaccttataaatgtaatgaatgtgcGAAAGCCTTCACTCAGAGTTCCCAACTCATTGACCACCAGAGAAcccatactggagagaaaccatatgaatgCAATGAGTGTGGGGAGGCCTTCATTCGGAGTAAAAGTCTTGTCCGACATCAGGTACTTcacactggtgagaaaccctaCAAGTGTAATGAGTGTGGGAAAGCTTTCTGTTCTAATAGAAATCTCATTGACCATCAGAGAATCCACAGTGGGGAGAAACCTTATGAGTGTAATCAATGTGGCAAGGCCTTCAGTCGGAGTAAGTGTCTTATTCGACATCAGAGCCTCCACACTGGGGAAAAACCATACAAATGTAGCGActgtgggaaagctttcaatcAAAACTCTCAACTTGTTGACCATGAGCGAATGcatactggagaaaaaccttTTGAATGTAATGAGTGTGGTAAAGCATTCAGTCTGAGTAAGTGTCTTATTCGACATCAGAGACTTCACACAGGTGAAAAGCCCTATAAATGCAATGAATGTGGAAAATCCTTCAATCAAAACTCACACCTCATTATAcaccagagaattcacactggtgagaaaccttatgaatgtactGAGTGTGGGAAGGTCTTCAGTTATAGCTCTAGCCTTATGGTACATCAAAGAACCCATACTGGGGAGAAACCATATAAATGCAGTGattgtgggaaagcctttagtgACAGCTCGCAACTCATTGTGCaccagagagttcacactggagagaaaccctatgaatgtattgagtgtgggaaagccttcagtcagCGTTCCACTTTCAATCACCACCAgcgaactcacactggagagaagcacTCAGGTGGGGCTCGGTCAGTTTCTTAA
- the LOC106838413 gene encoding zinc finger protein 660 isoform X4 has protein sequence MRRKTRNFKHKTLNKTLIEVSDQESEKDGSRFSDPATDERFQAEKRQYVCTECGKAFSQSANLTVHERIHTGEKPYKCKECGKAFSHSSNLVVHRRIHTGLKPYTCSECGKSFSGKSHLIRHQGVHSGEKTYECKECGKAFSRSSGLISHHRVHTGEKPYTCIECGKAFSRSSNLTQHQRMHKGKKVYKCKECGKTCVSNTKIMDHQRIHTGEKPYECDECGKAFILRKTLNEHQRLHRREKPYKCNECGKAFTSNRNLIDHQRVHTGEKPYKCNECGKTFRQTSQVILHLRTHTKEKPYKCSECGKAYRYSSQLIQHQRKHNEEKETS, from the coding sequence atgaggagaaagacGAGAAACTTCAAACATAAGACACTTAATAAAACACTCATAGAAGTGAGTGACCAAGAATCTGAAAAAGATGGTAGTCGGTTCTCTGACCCTGCAACAGACGAGAGATTTCAGGCTGAAAAGAGACAGTATGTATGTACtgagtgtgggaaagcctttagtcAGAGTGCCAACCTTACAGTACATGAGCGAATCcacacaggggagaaaccctatAAGTGTAAGGAGTGTGGAAAAGCCTTCAGTCATAGCTCCAACCTTGTTGTTCATCGGAGAATCCACACTGGACTGAAGCCCTACacatgcagtgaatgtgggaaatctttcaGTGGTAAGTCACACCTCATTCGGCACCAGGGAGTCCACAGTGGGGAGAAAACTTATGAATGTAAggagtgtgggaaagcctttagtcGGAGTTCAGGTCTTATTTCACATCACAGAGTTCACACTGGGGAGAAGCCCTACACTTGTATCGAGTGTGGGAAAGCTTTTAGCCGTAGTTCAAACCTTACTCAACATCAGAGGatgcacaaaggaaaaaaagtttacaAATGTAAAGAGTGTGGGAAAACATGTGTTTCTAATACAAAGATTATGGaccatcagagaattcacactggggAGAAGCCTTATGAATGTGATGAGTGTGGAAAAGCTTTCATCTTAAGGAAGACCCTTAATGAACATCAGAGACTTCATCGTagagagaaaccttacaaatgcAACGAGTGTGGGAAAGCGTTTACTTCTAATCGAAACCTTATTGATCatcagagagttcacactggagagaaaccctataaatgtaacgaatgtgggaaaaccttcaGGCAGACTTCTCAAGTTATTTTACATTTGAGAACCCACACTAaggagaaaccctataaatgtagTGAGTGTGGGAAAGCCTATCGTTATAGCTCACAACTTATTCAACACCAGAGAAAacataatgaggagaaagaaaCCTCATAA